The genome window CGTAGCCGACAACCCCGCTTTATCGATCCGACTAATGCCGCCATTGCATAGATTGATGGCCGCGTAAAACTCCCGCCATTCGCTGGTCAGCGCCGTATTGCTTCCCTGAAGGTTCAGGTATTGGGTCAGGTCGCGGAAAACCTCTCCCGATCCACTCGTCCAGATATCCGTGCCCGTTTCGGCGATGTTATAGCCTTCTTCTTTCCCGTACCACCAGCGCTGATACGAGTAAGCTGCATTGACCAGCGTTTCGAAGCCTTCGGGTGTGGTGTACACCGTTTCGGCGGTCAGCCCGCTGGGGTTGTATTCTTCCAGCGCATCGTTGCACGAGAAAAGGGTAAGCAGCGACAGTGTCAATACCCCCGTTTTTAAAAGAAATGCGTTCATGATCGATTCGATGCGTTTGGGTTATAGATTGACGTTCAGGCCAAATACGTAGAGTTTGGTCATCGGGAAGTTCTCCGAACCACCCCGCTCCGGGTCGTAGTTTAGTTTGGTGAACGTGAACAGATTCTTGCCCGTTACGTACAGCCGAACTCCGCGGATAGCCTTTGGCAATACCTTCACGGGCACGTTGTAGGCCAGGGTAATGTTCCGAATCCGGGCGAAGGTGCCATCCACGTACCCCAGGGTCGACAGGTATTTCAGCCCCCCGTTTCGGTTGGGCCGTGGATACGCGTTGGTCGGATTTTCGGGCGTCCAGTAGTCCAGACCGGCCGTACTGTTGCCAACGCCCTGCTGATCGAAACGGGCCGAACGGTCGGAGTTGATCATCTGGCCAATGCGGGCGTAGAGGAATACGTTCAGATCGAACCCTTTGAATTTGACGGTATTATCGAAACCACCACTCCACCTGGGACGGGGTGTTCCCAGAATGATCCGGTCGTTGACGGCATCGATCTTGCCATCGCCGTTCTGATCTCTGACTTTGATTTCGCCCGGTAGTTGCGTTGGCGACAGTTTTGCGGCTGCTTCCGCTTCGGACGTTTGCCAGATGCCCAGTTTTTCGTAATCGTAATACACGCTGATCGGCGAACCGACAAACCAGCCATTGCCAATATCGTTGCTACCCGTAACCAGTTCGGTAATCTCTTCCTTATTTTTTGTGAACGTGACGTTACTGGTCCAGCTCAGGTTTGGCGTCCGGATGTTGGTGCTTCCCAATGTGATCTCAAGGCCCCGGTTGCGCGTTTTGCCGATGTTCTGCTTTACCGTCGTTACGCCGGTCGTTGGCGGCAGACCCCGATCCAGTAACAGATCCTGCGTGCGGGTATCGTAGTAATCGACGGACGTATTGATCCGACCGTTGAACAAGCCAAAATCGAGCCCTATATTCTTCGTGTACGACAACTCCCAACCCAGGGCCGCGTTGCCCACGTTCCGGGAAAACGTGTAGGCGGGGGCGGCTGCTTCGTCGTAGCCAAAGGCGATCCGGGTCAGCGTTGTCTGGGTCGCGTAGGGGCCCGATGGGTCATTGCCCGCCACCCCGTAGCTGGCTCGTAGTTTCAGATCACTTAGCCCTTTGACATTCTGCATAAACTTCTCTTCGATAACGCGCCACGCCAGAGCCGCCGACGGGAAGAACGTCCATTTATTGCCCACGGCTAGCTTCGACGAACCGTCTTCGCGAGCCGTTACCGTTAACAGATACCGATCGCGGAAGGCGTAATTCAACCGACCGGCAAAGGACACCAGATTGTTCTGCGAGTAGGCCGAATTGATCTTGATTTCCTCGGTGGCGCTGCCGATGGAGTAAAACAGCTGCGACGGCAGTAACTGGTTGACACCCGACGCCGATGCATTGTCGGATGAATTGCTCAGGTAGCTGGCAATCCCGGTCAGCGTCAGGGCGTGCTGACCAATGGTTCGCTGGTAGGTGACTACGTTTTCCCAGTTAAGGCTCCGTCCACTGCTGGTGTTATAGGTCGCCAGCGATTTGCCGGTGAGTGACCGGTCGATGGATTTCGGCGATGAGTACGCGCCATCCCGTACAGAAGCCAGATTAACACCCAGCGTGCTCCGGATCATCAGGCCTTTCAGGGGTGTTAATTCCAGGTAGCCGTTCGTCAATACGCGGGTCGTCAACACGGTGTTATTGAATACATTCGGCTGCTCGTCGGAGAGTGGGTTCGCCGTTTGACCATCCAGCATGATGTAGTTAAAATTACCGTTGGCATCATACAGCGAACCGAGCGGGCTGATTTTGTTGGCCTGGTTCAGCGGATCTCTCCGCACGCTCTGGTTATAATACGTAAGCTGACTTTGCAGGCCGATTTTCATCCAGTCGTTGATCGTAAAATCGACATTGAGTCGTCCCGTATAGCGTTTCAGTTCATCCAGTTTCAGAATGCCTTTCTCATTAAAATAATCGACCGATACATATGACTTCAACCGATCGGTGCCGGCCCGAATACCAACCTGGTAATCCTGTTGCAGGCCATTGTGAATGAGCGCATCCTGAAAGTCGGTCCAGACGCCTTTCTGTAAGGCGTCGTATTCCGCCACGTTCGTAAAGATAGCTGCGTCATCGGCTGGACTTTTCCAGACACCACCCGCTCGCCAGGCTTCCCGTTTGAAATCCCGGAACGCGTTAATGTCCATCGCTTTCGGATACATCGTTGCCTGCGAAATACCGGAGTACGCATTGAAGGAGATATCCGGCTTGCCCGAACGACCTTTTTTCGTGGTGATCAGAATAACCCCGTTCGACCCGCGCGACCCGTAGATCGCGGTCGATGAGGCATCTTTCAACACATCCATCGTTTCAATATCGTTGGAATTGATATCCTCCAGATTGTTATACTGAATGCCATCCACGATGATCAGCGGGGAGTTGTTACCGCCAATGGAGCGATTACCGCGAATCGAGATGTTCACGCGGGCACCCGCCTGGCCGCTGCTTCGGGTAATATCGGCACCGGCAATTTTGCCCTGAGCCGCTTCCAGCACGTTGGCCGTCGGCACTTCCTTTAGTTGCTCACCTTTGAGTTGAACAACGGAGCCGGTCAGGTCTTTTTTCCGAACAGCGCCGTATCCGATCACTACCACTTCTTCCAGTGCGGAAACGTCGGGGACCATCGACACGTTGATACTCGACTGACTGCTTACGGGTACGTCCTGACTCTGGTAGCCGACAAACGAAAACGTCAGCACGACGCCATTGCCATCCGGTATCGTTAGTTTAAATTGCCCATTCGCGTCCGTTGTCGAACCGCGATTCGATCCTTTCACAACAACACTAACACCCGGCAATCCTGCTTTTTTCTCGTCGGTTACCGTACCCGATACCGCCCGGTCAGCGGCTTCGCTCCCTACGCCGATACTGGTGTGTGAGTCGGAATCGGCTTCCAGCACAATTTGTCCGCCGACCAGTCGATACGTTAGTTTCAGCGGTTTAAGCAGCTCGTTCAGGGCTTCGTTCAGGCGTTTCTCCGTAACGGCAATCGTGATGGGCTGATTGACGTTGATCGACTTCGAGCTGTAGACAAAGCGGGCAGCCGTTTGCTGTTCAATTTGGGACAGTACCGTCCGGAGTCGCTGGTTGTCGACTTTGAGCGTAACGGTTCGGTTCATCAATTCCTGCCCATGCCCATCGAAGGCGAACGAAAAACTCGTACAGGCTACCAGCAGAAAAAGTGGGGCAAGCGATCGATTCATGAGCCGCATCAGCCAATTAGCCGGGCGGCCCGGCGAGTAGCCTGCACATACAGGTTCTCTTTTTTTCATACCTTTAAGGGTTTTGTTAGATGGTCAATCGACAAAATAATCCGGTTTATCGGCGCACGATTCGCAGTCGGTCCGATAAGAGCTGGAGTAAATCAGCGCTGGTTCATGTTGGTCGCATGGCCAGCGTTTTTTAAAAAACGGGTGAATTGAAAACAGTCAGGTCATAGGCTAGCGGGGTAAGAGGATCGTTAAAACAGACGGGTACTAAATCGGTTACTGCACACATCCTTTTCCACTGATCAGGATTGTGGTTCCATGCACTTCGTAGGTAGATCGTAACGCTGCGCAGATAATATCCAGTTGTGTGTAAAGTGGCTGACTGGTCAGATTCGCCGTAAGCGGACAGTTTTTCTGCTGCTCGTTGTCAACGTCAATCTTGATTCCATACGCCTGTTCGAGCGTTTTCAGCACCTCGGCCAAGGGTGCATCATCGAACTGAAACGTCAATGGTGTCTGGTCACGAACGGCGGGCTGAATGAGTTGGGGTGCGTCGACAAGTCCCGTGACGAAGTGTTCCTCCTTACTGAAAAACGTGGCCATCTGATTGGGACTGAGCACCACCCCGTTGGGTGAGGATTGCTTCTCCTTCCCCCCTCCCTCTTTATAGACCGTAACGCGACCCGTAACGACCTCCACCCGTATTTGCCTATCAGCCAGTTGTGTTCGAACGAAGAAGCTTGTCCCTAACACCTTGGTCACAACCTTGTCGGTGTGGACATAGAACGGGCGGGACGACATCTTTTGAATCGAAAAAAACGCATCGCCCGTTAAATACACCGTTCGCTTTTCTGGGGCAAAGTGGTTAGGGAACCGAAGTGAACTGTGAGCCGCCAGCTGCACGGTACTCCCGTCTTCCAGGCGTATGACCAGGGGCTTGCCCGAAGGGTTCGATCGCTCGGTCCAGTCCGTTTGCGTATCGGCCGAGAGTGACTGCATAACTAGTAGATCAACAGGTGGCTTCACGTAAAACCAAATGCCGACCAGAAGAAGTGATGCTGCAATGCCAATCCACCGGTAGCTACGGGTTCGGATCGGAATAACCGGCGTTTCATCGGTCTCCATTTTTTGCTGGATCTGGTTCCAGAGACGGCCTTCTAATTCAGCCGGATCAAGTTCCTGCCTCGATTCACCCGTTTCCGTTTCCAGTAAGCCGTACCAATGTTCGACAAATTGCTTTTCCTGGGGGGTACATTCACCGCGTAGATACTTTTGTAAAAGTTGCCCAAATTTCTTCCGGCTCATGACCTGTAGTCCTAGTTTCTACCAGGTAAGTCAACGAAGTGGGCCGGGTGCCGCAAATAGTTTTATTGGATAGTCAAAAAATACAATATAATAACCCAAAAAGATAGCTATTCCCCGAAAAAATTATAGTATATATTGATATGGTTTGATGCTCAGCGAGGCTTCCTCACAGAAAAAGATTCATAAACAGGCCGGCCAGCAGGTAATCACGGAGGTAATGACGAAGGGTTTTGATCGCCTGGCTGATGTGGTATTCGACCGTCCGCTCCGGAACGTTCAACTGGGACGAGATTTCTTTGACGGTCTGGCATTCCAGCCGATTCAGGCGAAATATCTGGCGGGTCTTCTCGGGTAACTCATTCAGATGTTGCTCTACAGCGTTGATCAATTCGTCCAGGTCCAGTTGCTCGTCCGTGATGAACGACGCTTCGGTGTAGGCAGCAAACGCATGACCGGCGTATTTTTCCTGAACCAGCGTCGCTTTGTAGTGATTGATAATGGCATAGCGGACAGCCGTGGTCAGATAGGCATCCAATCGATCGATTCGCAGTGATTCCCGGCGTTCCCACAAGCGCAGGAAAATGTCCTGAACGAGCTCTTCTACAGACGCAAGGTCCTGAACCTTATGCCGGGCGATGCTGTACAGTTTTTTCCAATATCGCTGGTAAATTTCCCGAAAAGCACGTTGATCTCCGTTCCTGAGGTAGATGACCAATAATTCGTCGGGTAGCGATTTGTAATTCACAGCAGTAGAAGAAAAGAGGATGCCTAGATCAATTATATTCCTGGAATGGCACTTGAGAACGGTGTACTACTACCTTTTGTACTTTAGCAACAAATTGGTTGCTTCTCTATTGTTGGTAAACTAGTCTTGTGTCTATTAATATCGACCTATTTATTAAACTTAACAAACATTTTATTGGTTTTTTTCTTTGCAATCGTTACCGGGAACGTTGCCGACGATTCGATTGGATCGTTTTCAGTCTGCTATTGGGCCAAGCATCTACGAGAATATAGATTAAACACTGGCACGCAGTCCTGCTTTTTTGTTGTATTTTTTCAATATGCAATTTACCTTAACGCTTGATTCGTTGCGCTACGTTGATGGCACGTAGGACAGGGGTTAGCCATCTTTCCGAATCAGCCCGACTGATTGCGTTGAGGCCCGGATCACTAATTCGCTTTCCAGATTCACCTGGGTTGTAGTGCCAGTTTTCTGAATGGTATCCACTAAAATTCTCGTCGCCAGTTGACCCATTTCCAGTAAAGGCTGGCGAATATAGGTTAGGGGCGTATGGAACAGATCGTAAGCCTCAGCCTGGTCAAAACCAAGGACCGCTACGTCGTCCGGCACCCGTATCGATAGCGCATTGAGTTGTTTTAATCCATAGAGTGCCAGCGAATTCGACGCGAACAGAATCGCATCGACGGGTTGTGCCCCGCCCATCAGGGACCGGATGGCTTTGGCCATTTCCGTTTTGACCGTAGCCGGTTCGAGTTCTTTCAACCAACTTTTGACGAATGGGATGTCATTTTCCTGAAGCGCAGCCCGGTAACCCCGTTTGCGCTCGTTGATGTGAAACAGCTTTGTTTTGAAGCTGACCATACCGATCCGACGAAAACCGGAATCGACAAGATGCTGCACCCCTTCATAAATCGACTGGAAATTGTCTAGTGCGACATAATTGGTTTTTACGTCAGGGAAGTAGCGGTCGATCAGCACAAACGGTGTGCGCTGCTGCAAGGCGATGAGTTGCCGCTCCGCCCCTTCCGGCGCGGCAATGATCAACCCGTCGACCTGCCGGTTTAGTAGCGTATTGATTAGCTTTTCCAGTTTTTGCGGGTTCTCGTCGGAGCTGCCAAAGAGCACGGTGTACGCCTGTTTGTCCGCTTCGTCTTCGATAATACGCGCCACTGATGAGGAAAACGGATTCGATATATCGGCGACGATCAGACCAATTGTCGCGCTTTTATTCGTCTTCAGACTTTTAGCGATCTGGTTGGGCTGATAATTCAGTTGCTTGGCCACCTCCCGTATTTTTTGGGCTACCTCTTTACTGATCCGATTTTCTTTTTGATTATTCAGCACGTACGAAACCAGGGTTGTCGAAACGCCTACAACCTGCGCTATATCCTTCAGTGATGTCTTTTTTATCATACCGGCACAAACATAGAAAAAGTCAATAATATAACCAATCGTTCAAATAATCGCGCTGTGCTAAATCGATTGAACAACGGAAATTTGTCTCAGAAAATCAATAAAATTGTAAAATTTGTTGTACTATTTTTATAAACTTAGCACAATTTAAAAAGGAATATAGGCTAAATGAGGCCATTTTGTTGAAACGTTTAAACCAAATTAATCATATCGGCGTTCTTTTCTCGAAGCGCTTGCCAAGGTGAGCAAGAGGTTTATCGAAGCTGTCCCTTTAGCGGAGGGCATCGATTTTTTAACGAGCTACGTTGCTCGGCAGGCGGCTCGCGCAACCTGTTTAACGAACAATTATCTACCATGGAACTGACACATAATTATAAGCAACAGGCGACTTTCACCCGCCTTCGCACCCAGTATAAACACATTTTAGGCTCATTCATTAGCCAGCATTCGGAGGTGTTCGAAGCACTATCCCGGGGCGGAACTCCTCATGGTGGCAACTGGCTCCCAACGAACCGGCCCGAAACAACGACCAAATCCGTTGATTCGATTCGGGAAAAGATGGCGGCCGTACAGCAGCAGCTTGATGTGTTGACCCGCCAGCTCACGCGGCTCAGCAACGAAATGGGCGAACTGGAACGCGCATCGAAAAATCGTATGCCTACGCCAATAGCGGGCGAATCAAGTGAGATCGGCATCAACCGATTCCGGGCTACACCCGTAAACTAATCATCAACAAAAGCCTCGCCAGACTAGTCAGGCGAGGCATTAACTCCTTTACGCAATGAAACGGTACTCAGTAATTTATCTGCTCAGAGAGCAATACCAACACGTTGGCAGCGCCACGCTTTCGGAAGCAAAGACTGTCTTACAAAAACTATCGACCGATAAACGTCGGATTCCCATTGGCATCTATGATGCGAAAACCGAGTTATTCGAGTGGGAACCTAATCGCCAGCACGAATTGAACAACGCCAGTATCAGCGAGCAGGGCAATCGGGGTCACCACATCATTACCATTGCGGAGGCACTGCGCCGTCGTGACTCGGGCTGGCACCCGGCTGACGGTTTTCAACGACCGAGTTTTTTTGCTTAATACCGGTTGGCCGTATTACTGGCTTTGTTTACAACTGACAGAAAGCAGGCAGGCTAACTCCCTGTCTGCTTTTATAATGACTTTTTTCCGCTAAACCCGTTCGTATGAAAGCGTTTGAGATTCTTGGCTTAATAGCGACAGTCTTTACAACCGGGGCCTACCTTCCACAGGCGTACAAAATCATCAAAACGAAATCGACGCATAGTTTGTCCACGCCAACGTACACGATGATCGTGATTGGCAGCGCGTTATGGGTTGTGTATGCCTACGATCGTCAGGATGTGCCGGTTATTCTGGCAAATGGGATCACGGGGCTTTTGAGCGCGGCAATCCTGTTCATAAAGCTGACCGCCCGATCGAAAATGCACTAAGACTACTTTCGGTATAAACCTGACCTGGGAGCCGGTGGAACGGTATCCTGCTAGGCATTGATCCACAGCTTCCGATCACCGACCAGCCACCAACGAAACCGTCCAGCGAACTGATACGCTGGCCGGTTTGCCCATACTTTTTATTCCACTCAGGTTTAGATCAACTCC of Spirosoma agri contains these proteins:
- a CDS encoding SemiSWEET family sugar transporter: MKAFEILGLIATVFTTGAYLPQAYKIIKTKSTHSLSTPTYTMIVIGSALWVVYAYDRQDVPVILANGITGLLSAAILFIKLTARSKMH
- a CDS encoding FecR family protein yields the protein MSRKKFGQLLQKYLRGECTPQEKQFVEHWYGLLETETGESRQELDPAELEGRLWNQIQQKMETDETPVIPIRTRSYRWIGIAASLLLVGIWFYVKPPVDLLVMQSLSADTQTDWTERSNPSGKPLVIRLEDGSTVQLAAHSSLRFPNHFAPEKRTVYLTGDAFFSIQKMSSRPFYVHTDKVVTKVLGTSFFVRTQLADRQIRVEVVTGRVTVYKEGGGKEKQSSPNGVVLSPNQMATFFSKEEHFVTGLVDAPQLIQPAVRDQTPLTFQFDDAPLAEVLKTLEQAYGIKIDVDNEQQKNCPLTANLTSQPLYTQLDIICAALRSTYEVHGTTILISGKGCVQ
- a CDS encoding LacI family DNA-binding transcriptional regulator, whose translation is MIKKTSLKDIAQVVGVSTTLVSYVLNNQKENRISKEVAQKIREVAKQLNYQPNQIAKSLKTNKSATIGLIVADISNPFSSSVARIIEDEADKQAYTVLFGSSDENPQKLEKLINTLLNRQVDGLIIAAPEGAERQLIALQQRTPFVLIDRYFPDVKTNYVALDNFQSIYEGVQHLVDSGFRRIGMVSFKTKLFHINERKRGYRAALQENDIPFVKSWLKELEPATVKTEMAKAIRSLMGGAQPVDAILFASNSLALYGLKQLNALSIRVPDDVAVLGFDQAEAYDLFHTPLTYIRQPLLEMGQLATRILVDTIQKTGTTTQVNLESELVIRASTQSVGLIRKDG
- a CDS encoding TonB-dependent receptor; translated protein: MKKREPVCAGYSPGRPANWLMRLMNRSLAPLFLLVACTSFSFAFDGHGQELMNRTVTLKVDNQRLRTVLSQIEQQTAARFVYSSKSINVNQPITIAVTEKRLNEALNELLKPLKLTYRLVGGQIVLEADSDSHTSIGVGSEAADRAVSGTVTDEKKAGLPGVSVVVKGSNRGSTTDANGQFKLTIPDGNGVVLTFSFVGYQSQDVPVSSQSSINVSMVPDVSALEEVVVIGYGAVRKKDLTGSVVQLKGEQLKEVPTANVLEAAQGKIAGADITRSSGQAGARVNISIRGNRSIGGNNSPLIIVDGIQYNNLEDINSNDIETMDVLKDASSTAIYGSRGSNGVILITTKKGRSGKPDISFNAYSGISQATMYPKAMDINAFRDFKREAWRAGGVWKSPADDAAIFTNVAEYDALQKGVWTDFQDALIHNGLQQDYQVGIRAGTDRLKSYVSVDYFNEKGILKLDELKRYTGRLNVDFTINDWMKIGLQSQLTYYNQSVRRDPLNQANKISPLGSLYDANGNFNYIMLDGQTANPLSDEQPNVFNNTVLTTRVLTNGYLELTPLKGLMIRSTLGVNLASVRDGAYSSPKSIDRSLTGKSLATYNTSSGRSLNWENVVTYQRTIGQHALTLTGIASYLSNSSDNASASGVNQLLPSQLFYSIGSATEEIKINSAYSQNNLVSFAGRLNYAFRDRYLLTVTAREDGSSKLAVGNKWTFFPSAALAWRVIEEKFMQNVKGLSDLKLRASYGVAGNDPSGPYATQTTLTRIAFGYDEAAAPAYTFSRNVGNAALGWELSYTKNIGLDFGLFNGRINTSVDYYDTRTQDLLLDRGLPPTTGVTTVKQNIGKTRNRGLEITLGSTNIRTPNLSWTSNVTFTKNKEEITELVTGSNDIGNGWFVGSPISVYYDYEKLGIWQTSEAEAAAKLSPTQLPGEIKVRDQNGDGKIDAVNDRIILGTPRPRWSGGFDNTVKFKGFDLNVFLYARIGQMINSDRSARFDQQGVGNSTAGLDYWTPENPTNAYPRPNRNGGLKYLSTLGYVDGTFARIRNITLAYNVPVKVLPKAIRGVRLYVTGKNLFTFTKLNYDPERGGSENFPMTKLYVFGLNVNL
- a CDS encoding RNA polymerase sigma factor; protein product: MNYKSLPDELLVIYLRNGDQRAFREIYQRYWKKLYSIARHKVQDLASVEELVQDIFLRLWERRESLRIDRLDAYLTTAVRYAIINHYKATLVQEKYAGHAFAAYTEASFITDEQLDLDELINAVEQHLNELPEKTRQIFRLNRLECQTVKEISSQLNVPERTVEYHISQAIKTLRHYLRDYLLAGLFMNLFL